A single Desulfatiglans sp. DNA region contains:
- a CDS encoding methylmalonyl-CoA carboxyltransferase, with protein MADKLDELYRLREQAALGGGPERIKKHKEKGLLTARERIELFLDRGSFEEFDQFKSHR; from the coding sequence ATGGCAGACAAACTGGATGAGTTATACAGGCTGCGTGAGCAGGCGGCCCTTGGCGGTGGACCCGAACGAATCAAGAAACACAAGGAAAAGGGGCTGCTCACCGCAAGGGAGAGGATAGAGCTTTTCCTTGACAGGGGCAGCTTTGAAGAGTTTGATCAATTCAAGTCCCACAGGT
- the mce gene encoding methylmalonyl-CoA epimerase produces the protein MIQKIDHIGIAVKSIEKAREYFENTLGLKCEGVETVESQKVKTAFYSVGEVHLELLEPTSEESAVAKFIIKNGEGVHHIAFKTDDIDAQLKKAENSGCSLINKVPVDGAGGKQIAFLHPKSTYGVLTEFCFKLE, from the coding sequence ATGATACAGAAGATTGATCATATAGGAATAGCAGTAAAGTCGATTGAAAAGGCAAGGGAATATTTTGAGAACACCCTTGGATTAAAGTGTGAAGGTGTTGAGACTGTTGAATCCCAGAAGGTTAAAACGGCCTTTTACTCGGTTGGCGAGGTGCATCTTGAATTACTGGAGCCGACATCCGAAGAGAGCGCTGTTGCGAAATTCATAATAAAAAACGGAGAGGGTGTTCATCATATAGCCTTTAAGACAGATGATATTGACGCACAGTTAAAAAAGGCGGAAAATAGCGGTTGTTCACTTATTAACAAGGTTCCTGTTGATGGCGCAGGCGGAAAACAGATTGCATTCCTGCATCCAAAATCAACATACGGGGTATTAACAGAGTTCTGTTTCAAGTTGGAATAG